TCGACCTGCGCCTCGGCCGGCACCTCGGGCCGGCGGCGGTCGAGCTGCTCGGCGCCTCGTCGGCGATGTACCTGCTCGCACAGCCGCCGGGATCGCGGGCGACCGCGCAGGGCGGCACGCGCGACTACACGCGCCACTGGACGCCGGTCCATCTCGACGTCGTCGTGCGCGACGTCGATGCGGCGCTCGTCCGCGCCGTCGCCGCTGGAGCAACGGCGGAGGGGCCGATCCGGGACGCCGCCTTCGGCCGCCTGGTGCGGCTCGCGGACCCGTTCGGCAACGGGCTCTGCCTGCTCCAGCTCGTCGGTCGCGGCTACGACGAGATCGCCGGGACGGGCTGATCGCCTTGCCTCCCGGGCACGGGCATGGCACGGGCAGCCCGTCGCGCCGCCCGCGCGGAGCCCCCGTTGGACGTCTCGCTCTACGCCCGCTTCTTCGAGGTCGAGGACCGCTACTGGTGGTCGGTCGGCACGCGTCGCATCTTCGCCGAGTGGCTGCGGGCGGGGATCGGCGGGCGTGCGGGCGCCGAGATCCTCGACGTCGGCTGCGGCTGCGGGCGCTTCGTCGAGGAGCTGGCGCCGCTCGGGCGCGTGTGGGGCGTCGATCTCGCGCCCGAGGGCATCGCGTTCTGCCGCCGCCGCGGGCTGCGGCGCGTGAGCGTGGGCGACGCCGAGCGGCTGCCGCTGCAGAGCGGCTTCTTCGACGCGGTCGCCGCCGCCGACGTGCTCGAGCACACCGACGACGCCCGCACCGCCGCGGAGCTGCTGCGCGTGCTGAAGCCCGGCGGGGTCGCGCTGGTGCACGCGCCGGCGCATCCGTTCCTGTGGGGCGAGCACGACGAGGTGAACCATCACCTGCGACGCTACCGCCGCGCGCAGCTGCTCGGCGTGCTCGAGCGCGCCGGCTTCCGCGTCGAGCGCACCAGCTTCGTGAACGCCATCCTCTTCCCGCCCGCGGCCGCCGTGCGCGTCGGCAAGCGCTGGCTCGCGCGTGTCCGGTCGCGGCCCCGGCCGCCGCAGGCGGAGATCTTCGATCTGCCCGCGTGGGTGAACCAGGGGCTCATCGGCGTGCTCGACGTCGAGCGACGCCTCCTCCGCGCCGTCGACCTGCCGTTCGGCGTGTCCCTCGTGTGCCTGGCGCGCAAGCCGGCGGCGGCACGATGAGCCGCGCACGCCTCGCCGCCGTCGCCTGGGCGGCGCTGCTCGCCGTCGCCATGACGTGCTGGGTGCTGGCGCTGCCGCGCCGGCTCGGCGACGCCGACGAGGCGCAGCTGCTCTACGAGTCGCGCCGCCTCCTCGACGGCGCGGTCCTCTACCGCGACGTCTACGAGATCACGCCGCCGGGGTCGCTCTGGCTCTTCGCGGCGGGGTTCGGGCTCTTCGGCACGTCGATGCTGGTGGCGCGCGCGCTGAGCGGCGTCGTGCAGGGCGTGCTGGTCGCGCTCGTCTGGCTGACGGCGCGCCAGGCGGGGGTGCCGCCGGGGCTCGCGACGGCGCTCGGCCTGGTGCACGCGACGCTGCTCTATCCGGTCTGGCCCTACGCCAGCCCGCACTGGCTCGGGACGATCATCCTCCTCGCCCTGCTCGCCGTGGAGCTGCGCTCGGCGCGGCGGGGCGGCGGCTTCCTCGCCGCCGGCCTCGTCTGCGGCAGCATGTTCTGGATGCAGCATCAGCGCGGCGTCGTGCTCGCGATCGGCGCGACGGCGCTCGTCGTCCTGGAGACGCTGCTCCTCCACCCGGGGCCGAAGCTGCGCACCATGACGCGCGCGGTGG
The sequence above is a segment of the bacterium genome. Coding sequences within it:
- a CDS encoding VOC family protein, yielding MIHLLVNVDVDDLARGIAFYTRAFDLRLGRHLGPAAVELLGASSAMYLLAQPPGSRATAQGGTRDYTRHWTPVHLDVVVRDVDAALVRAVAAGATAEGPIRDAAFGRLVRLADPFGNGLCLLQLVGRGYDEIAGTG
- a CDS encoding class I SAM-dependent methyltransferase encodes the protein MARAARRAARAEPPLDVSLYARFFEVEDRYWWSVGTRRIFAEWLRAGIGGRAGAEILDVGCGCGRFVEELAPLGRVWGVDLAPEGIAFCRRRGLRRVSVGDAERLPLQSGFFDAVAAADVLEHTDDARTAAELLRVLKPGGVALVHAPAHPFLWGEHDEVNHHLRRYRRAQLLGVLERAGFRVERTSFVNAILFPPAAAVRVGKRWLARVRSRPRPPQAEIFDLPAWVNQGLIGVLDVERRLLRAVDLPFGVSLVCLARKPAAAR